In the genome of Haemophilus pittmaniae, one region contains:
- a CDS encoding sulfate adenylyltransferase subunit 1: MTQHSTPLRFITAGSVDDGKSTLIGRLLYDSKALLTDQIKTLNAGKEKGNKEAIDFSILTDGLEAEREQGITIDVAYRYFSTAKRKFIIADTPGHEQYTRNMVTGASTASAAIVLIDASQLNFDEKPLQLLPQTKRHSAILRQLNCPHILVAVNKMDLLDYSEEKFNAIVEAYRQLAARLGLKEVHFVPVSALLGDNLVYASESTPWYQGEPLLTILENLPSVDEVSHSCADFYFPVQLVVRQDADKADDFRGYQGRIERGSVQLGQTIRIEPNGLTAKVTEIITPKGEVTQAVAGEVITLRLDRDIDISRGDLFVDESSPLTPQKQLEATICWFDERPLNTARKYLLKHGTQTVFTKISEIESVLNVHTLEQESGATALKMNDIALVRLSLQKPIVATTYEENIAGGAFILVDEATYNTVAAGMIL, translated from the coding sequence ATGACACAACATTCAACCCCACTTCGTTTTATTACTGCCGGTAGTGTAGATGACGGGAAAAGTACCTTAATCGGCCGTTTACTTTACGATAGCAAAGCGTTATTGACCGACCAAATCAAAACCCTTAACGCAGGAAAAGAAAAAGGTAATAAAGAAGCCATTGATTTTTCTATTTTGACGGATGGTTTGGAAGCAGAACGTGAACAGGGCATTACCATTGATGTGGCGTATCGCTATTTCTCTACGGCAAAACGTAAATTCATCATCGCCGATACCCCAGGACATGAACAATACACACGTAACATGGTGACAGGAGCAAGTACGGCATCTGCTGCAATCGTCTTAATTGATGCTTCTCAGCTGAATTTTGATGAGAAACCGTTACAACTCTTACCACAAACTAAACGTCATTCAGCGATTTTACGTCAATTAAATTGCCCGCACATTTTAGTGGCAGTAAACAAAATGGATTTATTGGATTACAGCGAAGAAAAATTCAATGCCATTGTGGAGGCGTATCGTCAATTGGCGGCACGACTCGGATTAAAAGAGGTACATTTTGTGCCGGTCTCTGCATTGCTTGGCGATAACCTGGTATATGCAAGTGAAAGCACCCCTTGGTATCAAGGCGAACCTTTACTCACCATTTTAGAAAATTTACCAAGTGTGGATGAGGTGAGTCATTCCTGTGCCGATTTCTATTTTCCGGTGCAATTAGTGGTGCGTCAGGATGCGGATAAAGCCGATGATTTCCGCGGTTATCAAGGGCGAATCGAACGAGGCTCAGTACAACTGGGACAGACTATTCGAATTGAACCGAATGGATTAACCGCTAAAGTGACCGAGATTATTACGCCAAAAGGTGAGGTGACACAAGCGGTGGCCGGAGAAGTGATTACCTTACGTTTAGATCGCGATATTGATATTTCCCGTGGTGATTTATTTGTGGATGAAAGTTCACCACTTACACCACAAAAGCAACTTGAAGCCACAATTTGTTGGTTTGATGAACGCCCACTAAATACCGCCCGTAAATATTTACTTAAACATGGCACGCAAACCGTATTTACCAAAATCAGTGAAATTGAAAGTGTGTTAAATGTTCATACACTCGAACAAGAAAGTGGGGCTACAGCCTTAAAGATGAATGATATTGCTCTAGTGCGTTTAAGTTTACAGAAACCGATTGTTGCCACAACTTATGAAGAAAATATTGCTGGTGGTGCCTTTATTTTAGTTGATGAAGCAACTTATAACACAGTAGCAGCCGGTATGATTCTCTAA
- the cysD gene encoding sulfate adenylyltransferase subunit CysD, whose protein sequence is MTKTELNNQHLDWLEAESIHIIREVVAECENPALLFSGGKDSVVLLALARKAFQLGDRPVHLPFPLVHIDTGHNYPEVIQFRDEQVAKLNARLVVGHVEDSIAKGTVVLRKETDSRNAAQAVTLLETIAENGFDALMGGARRDEEKARAKERIFSFRDEFGQWDPKAQRPELWSLYNAKLHKGENMRVFPISNWTELDIWQYIARENLELPPIYYSHKREVVRRKGLLVPVTPLTPKLPNDVSEVLDVRFRTVGDISCTCPVASTASTALEIIEETAIADISERSATRLDDQASEAAMEKRKKEGYF, encoded by the coding sequence ATGACAAAAACCGAACTCAACAACCAACATCTAGACTGGCTCGAGGCTGAGTCGATTCATATTATTCGTGAAGTCGTTGCGGAATGTGAAAACCCGGCGTTGCTCTTTTCCGGAGGGAAGGATTCTGTGGTATTGCTGGCATTAGCCCGTAAAGCATTTCAGTTAGGCGATCGTCCGGTACATTTACCGTTTCCATTGGTGCATATTGATACCGGTCATAATTATCCGGAAGTGATCCAATTTCGAGATGAGCAAGTGGCAAAACTTAATGCACGCTTAGTTGTTGGGCATGTGGAAGATTCTATTGCCAAAGGTACGGTGGTATTGCGCAAAGAAACGGATTCGCGTAATGCGGCACAGGCGGTTACTTTATTAGAAACCATTGCAGAGAATGGATTTGATGCCTTGATGGGCGGTGCACGCCGTGATGAGGAAAAAGCCCGTGCAAAAGAACGAATTTTCTCGTTCCGTGATGAGTTCGGTCAATGGGATCCTAAGGCACAACGTCCGGAATTATGGTCTCTGTACAATGCTAAATTGCATAAAGGTGAAAATATGCGAGTGTTTCCGATTTCCAACTGGACGGAATTAGACATTTGGCAATATATCGCTCGTGAGAATTTGGAATTGCCTCCGATTTATTACAGCCATAAACGCGAAGTTGTACGTCGAAAAGGTTTATTAGTGCCGGTGACGCCATTAACACCTAAATTGCCAAATGATGTCAGCGAAGTATTGGATGTTCGTTTCCGCACCGTCGGTGATATTAGCTGTACCTGTCCGGTAGCGAGCACCGCATCAACAGCATTAGAAATTATTGAAGAAACCGCTATTGCCGACATTTCCGAACGTAGCGCGACTCGTCTAGACGACCAAGCCAGCGAAGCCGCCATGGAGAAAAGAAAAAAAGAAGGGTATTTTTGA
- a CDS encoding sulfate ABC transporter substrate-binding protein, whose translation MKKIALFSVLSLFLGGVLWHANSQPKTVLLNVSYDVIRDFYKEYNAEFQRQFPSAVMISQSHGGASKQVLGVLNGLPADVVTLTQSNDIEALVKKGLVNADWQQVLPNGAVPFGSVMVLLVKKGNPKHIQDWSDLVRDDVKVVFANPKTSANGRFAYLSALAYAEQHCQQPQDFMRRLLKNVPVLEAGARSASISFTQRNIGDVLIAPENEAALAAKTLGENSFEVVYPSITAYTPIYVAEVNKNTQADGLHQLSHDYLSYLWSPQAQELAAQNYFRPTDKKIIAKTTALFPEVNQFDVNQRFGSWDAINTQHFVDNGLFDRLYVSAQRADKVNK comes from the coding sequence ATGAAAAAAATTGCTTTATTTTCAGTACTTTCTTTATTCCTTGGCGGTGTGTTATGGCATGCCAACTCCCAGCCGAAAACCGTATTACTAAATGTGTCCTATGACGTAATTCGTGATTTCTATAAGGAGTATAACGCTGAGTTTCAGCGTCAATTTCCTTCCGCTGTGATGATTTCACAATCGCATGGCGGCGCCAGTAAACAGGTGCTAGGTGTGTTAAATGGCTTACCGGCAGATGTGGTGACTCTGACACAAAGTAATGATATCGAAGCTTTAGTTAAAAAAGGTTTAGTAAATGCTGATTGGCAGCAGGTATTACCGAATGGTGCCGTTCCTTTTGGTTCAGTGATGGTTCTTTTAGTCAAAAAGGGCAATCCCAAACATATCCAAGATTGGTCGGATTTGGTACGGGATGATGTAAAAGTGGTGTTTGCTAATCCTAAAACCTCCGCGAACGGGCGCTTTGCTTATTTATCTGCCTTAGCTTATGCCGAACAACATTGTCAGCAACCACAGGATTTTATGCGGCGTTTACTTAAAAATGTACCTGTTTTAGAGGCTGGGGCGCGTAGTGCCAGTATTTCCTTCACCCAACGGAATATTGGTGATGTATTGATTGCTCCGGAAAATGAAGCCGCACTTGCGGCTAAAACGTTAGGTGAAAATAGTTTTGAAGTGGTATATCCCAGCATTACCGCATACACACCAATTTATGTAGCGGAAGTGAATAAAAATACCCAGGCAGATGGTTTGCATCAACTTTCCCATGATTATTTGAGCTATTTATGGTCACCTCAAGCACAGGAACTTGCCGCCCAAAATTATTTTCGTCCGACAGATAAAAAAATTATTGCTAAAACGACCGCGCTTTTTCCAGAAGTGAATCAATTTGATGTGAACCAACGTTTTGGTTCGTGGGATGCGATTAATACTCAACATTTTGTCGATAACGGCTTATTTGATCGTCTATATGTCAGTGCACAACGTGCTGATAAAGTGAATAAATAG
- a CDS encoding sulfate/molybdate ABC transporter ATP-binding protein: MTIQIQQLNKHFGNFHALKDISLSFPENQLTALLGPSGCGKTTLLRIIAGLEFADSGRILFGEKEVTRVSAAERGVGFVFQHYALFQNMTVFDNVAFGLTVKPRRERLSADAIREKVTALLKLVKLDWLADRYPNQLSGGQKQRIALARSLAVQPKVLLLDEPFGALDAQVRKELRRWLRELQHELNVTSIFVTHDQDEALDMSDRIVVMNKGQVEQIDEPSQIYHAPQTPFVTQFVGDVNVFHGHIEQGNLVVGEFAHNLQAHSNATRARNNQSATAYIRPYELTLSREPYNALASGIIRHINAIGFIVRIEVESPQTEQPIEVILTKENYLNAHYKIDERVYLVPDKLNLFQEMNI; this comes from the coding sequence ATGACAATACAAATCCAGCAGCTCAATAAACATTTCGGCAATTTTCATGCCTTAAAAGATATCAGCCTCAGCTTTCCTGAAAATCAACTTACGGCCCTATTGGGGCCGAGCGGTTGTGGAAAAACAACCCTACTACGCATTATTGCCGGATTGGAATTTGCCGATAGCGGACGCATTTTGTTTGGAGAAAAAGAGGTGACCCGAGTTTCTGCCGCAGAACGGGGGGTAGGTTTTGTGTTTCAGCATTATGCGCTGTTTCAAAATATGACGGTGTTTGACAATGTAGCCTTTGGATTAACGGTAAAACCACGGAGAGAGCGGCTATCGGCGGATGCTATTCGTGAAAAAGTCACTGCGCTATTGAAGTTGGTCAAACTGGATTGGCTGGCGGATCGTTATCCTAATCAACTTTCCGGCGGACAAAAACAGCGCATTGCATTAGCCCGTTCCCTAGCCGTTCAACCCAAAGTTTTACTGCTGGATGAACCCTTTGGTGCATTAGATGCACAGGTACGTAAAGAATTGCGCCGTTGGTTACGGGAATTGCAACATGAACTCAATGTCACCAGCATTTTCGTCACCCACGACCAAGATGAAGCCTTAGATATGTCCGATCGCATCGTCGTGATGAATAAGGGGCAAGTGGAACAAATCGATGAACCTAGCCAAATTTACCACGCGCCACAAACACCATTCGTAACTCAATTCGTCGGCGATGTTAATGTGTTCCACGGGCATATTGAGCAAGGTAATTTGGTGGTTGGTGAATTCGCACATAATTTACAGGCCCATAGCAATGCCACCCGCGCGCGAAATAACCAATCTGCCACCGCCTATATTCGCCCTTACGAGCTCACCCTATCTCGCGAACCGTATAACGCGTTGGCTAGCGGTATTATTCGGCATATTAACGCCATTGGTTTTATCGTGCGGATCGAAGTAGAAAGCCCACAAACAGAGCAACCAATCGAGGTCATTCTCACCAAGGAAAACTACCTCAATGCGCACTATAAAATCGATGAACGGGTGTATCTTGTTCCGGATAAATTGAATTTATTTCAAGAAATGAATATTTAA
- the cysT gene encoding sulfate ABC transporter permease subunit CysT, with the protein MKTVLPGFKRSMFVTLAWLGSMVLLPLILLVLTALQLRWAEILQIISSQRVIASLILSFEMAAIATLINVIFGFLLAWSLVRYDFPGKNIINALVDLPFALPTAVAGIALASLYAPSGLLGQWLNYLEIQLAYTPGGIAIALIFVSLPFIVRAIQPVLANLDPGYEEAAHILGASKFTILRKVIIPAVLPALIGGAGMGFARSLGEYGSVIFIAGNVPLVSEIAPLIIMSKLDLYDVQGASVVALLMLVISFLLILLINLAQWSVAKRISPIR; encoded by the coding sequence ATGAAAACCGTATTACCCGGATTTAAACGGAGTATGTTCGTGACATTGGCATGGCTCGGCTCAATGGTGCTACTGCCATTGATATTACTGGTGCTAACCGCTCTACAATTAAGATGGGCGGAGATCTTACAAATAATCTCTAGCCAACGAGTGATTGCTTCTTTAATACTGTCCTTTGAAATGGCGGCAATCGCCACCTTAATTAATGTCATTTTTGGCTTTTTGTTGGCATGGAGCTTGGTGCGCTATGATTTTCCGGGAAAAAATATCATCAATGCGCTAGTGGATTTACCCTTTGCTTTACCGACTGCTGTAGCCGGAATTGCCCTCGCCTCTCTCTATGCGCCAAGCGGTCTGCTCGGACAATGGCTTAATTACTTAGAGATTCAATTGGCCTATACTCCTGGCGGTATTGCGATCGCATTAATTTTTGTCAGCCTACCTTTCATTGTACGTGCCATTCAACCGGTGTTAGCTAATCTTGATCCCGGCTATGAAGAAGCTGCACATATTTTAGGCGCATCAAAATTTACTATCTTACGTAAAGTGATCATTCCGGCAGTCTTACCCGCACTCATCGGCGGTGCCGGTATGGGCTTTGCCCGTTCACTTGGCGAATATGGCTCAGTGATTTTTATTGCCGGTAACGTGCCGTTAGTGTCGGAAATAGCTCCCCTGATCATCATGTCGAAACTCGATTTATATGATGTGCAAGGTGCCTCAGTAGTTGCTTTGTTGATGTTAGTTATTTCTTTCCTACTGATTTTATTAATTAATTTAGCACAATGGTCGGTTGCCAAACGCATTAGCCCGATCCGATAA
- the modC gene encoding molybdenum ABC transporter ATP-binding protein ModC, translating to MLHINVQQQLGRLTLRADLKLPTQGVTAIFGLSGSGKTSLINLVSGLSQPDHGFIRLNERTLVDVENGENLPVHQRKIGYVFQDARLFPHYNVKGNLRYGMKNVSREDFDYIVQLLGIESLLKRYPLTLSGGEKQRVAIGRALLTDPDILLMDEPLSALDVPRKRELMQYLESLSNEINVPILYVTHSLDELLRLADLVVLMEDGKVKAYDSLENVWNSPLFAPWKGETEQSSVLALPVYLHNPAYKMTALALGEQQLWINEVHYQSNEKVRVCIYSSDVSLTLAKPEQTSIRNILRGQIAQIVPQDNRIDISVLVEGHKIWASISKWAFNELRFAQGMDVYVQIKAISVV from the coding sequence ATGCTGCACATTAATGTTCAACAACAATTAGGTCGCTTGACTTTGCGCGCCGATCTTAAACTGCCTACGCAAGGGGTGACGGCAATTTTTGGCCTGTCGGGTTCGGGTAAAACCTCGTTAATTAATTTGGTTAGTGGCTTGAGTCAACCGGATCACGGATTTATTCGTTTAAATGAGCGCACCTTGGTGGATGTCGAAAATGGCGAAAATCTGCCCGTGCATCAGCGCAAAATTGGTTATGTTTTCCAGGATGCCCGTCTCTTCCCGCATTACAATGTCAAAGGCAACCTACGCTACGGAATGAAAAATGTCAGTCGAGAAGACTTTGACTATATCGTGCAATTGCTTGGTATTGAATCGCTGCTCAAACGCTATCCACTCACCTTATCGGGTGGCGAAAAGCAGCGCGTGGCCATTGGTCGGGCGCTATTAACCGATCCCGATATTTTGCTGATGGATGAACCCTTGTCCGCGTTGGATGTGCCGCGTAAACGCGAGTTGATGCAATATTTGGAAAGCCTGTCTAATGAAATCAATGTACCGATTTTATATGTGACCCACAGTTTAGATGAATTGTTACGCTTGGCGGATCTTGTGGTGTTGATGGAAGACGGCAAAGTCAAAGCTTACGATAGTTTGGAAAATGTATGGAACAGCCCGTTATTTGCCCCTTGGAAAGGGGAAACGGAGCAGAGCAGTGTATTGGCACTGCCGGTGTATTTGCATAATCCGGCTTATAAAATGACGGCTCTTGCGCTTGGCGAACAACAGCTTTGGATCAATGAAGTGCATTATCAATCCAACGAAAAAGTGCGCGTGTGTATTTATAGTTCCGACGTTTCACTGACCCTTGCTAAACCGGAACAAACCAGTATTCGTAATATTCTGCGCGGACAAATCGCACAGATAGTTCCGCAAGATAATCGCATCGATATTAGCGTATTGGTGGAAGGCCATAAAATCTGGGCAAGTATCAGCAAATGGGCGTTTAATGAATTACGTTTTGCCCAAGGAATGGATGTGTATGTGCAAATTAAAGCGATTTCCGTGGTGTAA
- the cysW gene encoding sulfate ABC transporter permease subunit CysW, whose translation MEIQSWQKWSLIALALCFFTLVLLLPLFTVFYYALEQGLALFLTAVQDPEALAAIWLTIKVSLIVLPINIFIGIVMAWAIAYFDFKGKSLLTALLDLPFSISPVVVGLMFLLLFGLDGLWGAWLAAHQIRFMFATPSIVIVTLFVTFPLIAKSLIPSMSAQGTSEEQAALILGASTWQLFWRVTLPKIKWALIYGVILSNARAMGEFGAVSVVSGHIRGLTNTIPLYVEISYNEYQFVAAFACASLLALIAVGTLGIQNVVRYVERKKAKGA comes from the coding sequence ATGGAAATCCAAAGTTGGCAAAAGTGGAGCCTAATTGCACTTGCTCTATGCTTTTTTACCCTCGTGTTATTACTGCCACTATTCACCGTGTTTTACTATGCCCTTGAGCAAGGGCTGGCATTATTTTTAACCGCCGTACAAGATCCGGAAGCCTTGGCAGCTATTTGGCTCACCATAAAAGTCTCATTAATAGTATTACCCATTAATATATTTATCGGCATCGTCATGGCTTGGGCTATCGCCTACTTTGACTTTAAGGGCAAAAGCCTATTAACCGCTCTGCTCGATCTTCCCTTTTCCATTTCTCCGGTGGTTGTGGGGTTAATGTTCTTGCTACTGTTCGGCTTAGATGGCCTTTGGGGGGCATGGCTTGCCGCCCATCAAATCAGATTTATGTTTGCTACCCCAAGTATTGTGATTGTGACCTTATTTGTCACCTTTCCGCTTATTGCCAAGTCCTTAATCCCGAGCATGTCCGCTCAAGGTACTAGCGAAGAACAGGCTGCCTTAATTTTAGGCGCTTCCACTTGGCAACTTTTTTGGCGGGTGACTCTACCCAAAATCAAATGGGCTTTGATTTACGGTGTGATCCTCAGTAATGCCCGCGCCATGGGTGAATTCGGTGCTGTTAGCGTGGTATCCGGGCACATTCGCGGTCTGACCAATACCATCCCACTTTATGTGGAAATCAGCTACAACGAGTATCAGTTTGTTGCAGCATTTGCATGCGCCAGTTTATTGGCCTTAATCGCTGTAGGCACATTAGGGATTCAGAATGTAGTACGGTATGTGGAAAGAAAAAAAGCGAAAGGAGCATAA
- the cysG gene encoding siroheme synthase CysG, producing the protein MNYFPLFADLTGRPVLVVGGGSVAARKVGLLLKANAQVRIVARQLNEGLSELERQNKVLWIAKEFNAEQMRTVMLVIAATNDEILNHRIFHLAESQHKLVNVVDDQPHCSFIFPSIIDRNPIQIAISSGGKAPVLARLLREKLEALLPQHLGKIAEISGKWRDQVKEKLASVTERRRFWEKMFSGRFASLVKNQQEAQAEEELAEQLESNYQGGFVSLVGAGPGDAGLLTLNGLQEIQQADVVLYDALVSDEILSLIRRDAERIFVGKRANGRSVAQEETNQLLLTLAQQGKRVVRLKGGDPFVFGRGGEELEALAQHQIPFSVVPGITAGIGATAYAGIPLTHRDYAQSAIFVTGHRKADASDIEWQTLARSNQTLVIYMGTLKAQIIAEHLQQNGRAANTPIAIISQGTQPTQKTLIGTLANLAELAEKAETPALIVVGEVVALHEQLAWFGEEKQRQKQPHFTLESLTIGQVA; encoded by the coding sequence ATGAATTATTTTCCACTTTTTGCTGATTTAACCGGTCGCCCGGTACTTGTTGTCGGCGGTGGTTCAGTGGCTGCTCGTAAAGTAGGGTTGTTACTCAAAGCGAATGCGCAAGTCCGTATTGTTGCTCGCCAATTAAATGAGGGATTAAGCGAACTTGAACGTCAAAATAAAGTGCTATGGATTGCCAAAGAATTTAATGCCGAACAAATGAGAACGGTGATGTTAGTGATAGCGGCAACAAATGATGAGATATTAAATCATCGTATTTTCCATTTAGCTGAAAGCCAACATAAATTAGTCAATGTGGTGGATGATCAGCCCCACTGCAGTTTTATTTTTCCTTCTATTATTGATCGTAATCCGATCCAAATTGCGATTTCGAGTGGTGGCAAGGCTCCAGTATTAGCTCGTTTATTACGTGAGAAGCTGGAAGCATTATTGCCACAACATTTGGGCAAAATCGCAGAGATATCCGGCAAATGGCGTGATCAAGTAAAAGAAAAATTGGCATCGGTCACTGAACGTCGCCGTTTTTGGGAAAAAATGTTTAGTGGCCGTTTTGCTAGTCTCGTTAAGAATCAACAAGAGGCACAAGCTGAAGAGGAATTGGCTGAACAGCTAGAAAGTAACTATCAAGGTGGCTTTGTCTCTTTAGTTGGTGCCGGTCCTGGCGATGCTGGGTTACTAACCCTTAATGGTTTACAGGAAATCCAACAAGCCGATGTGGTGCTTTACGATGCTTTGGTTTCAGATGAGATTCTTTCTTTAATTCGCCGTGATGCAGAACGTATTTTTGTGGGAAAACGTGCCAATGGTCGTTCTGTCGCACAAGAAGAAACCAACCAATTGCTATTAACCCTTGCTCAACAAGGCAAGCGAGTTGTTCGTTTAAAAGGTGGTGATCCTTTCGTTTTTGGACGCGGTGGCGAAGAATTAGAAGCGTTGGCTCAACATCAAATTCCATTTTCTGTGGTACCAGGTATCACAGCGGGCATTGGCGCAACAGCTTATGCAGGAATCCCATTAACTCACCGAGATTATGCACAAAGTGCCATTTTTGTGACAGGCCATCGTAAAGCTGATGCCTCTGATATTGAATGGCAAACCTTAGCAAGAAGTAATCAAACCTTAGTCATTTATATGGGAACCCTAAAGGCTCAAATCATTGCTGAACATTTACAACAAAATGGTCGTGCGGCAAATACACCGATAGCCATTATTAGCCAAGGCACTCAACCAACCCAGAAAACGCTGATCGGTACACTTGCCAATCTTGCCGAGTTGGCAGAAAAGGCTGAAACACCGGCCTTGATCGTGGTAGGCGAAGTGGTGGCCTTACATGAACAATTAGCTTGGTTTGGCGAAGAAAAACAACGTCAAAAACAACCGCACTTTACCCTAGAAAGTTTAACTATCGGTCAAGTGGCGTAA
- a CDS encoding phosphoadenylyl-sulfate reductase, producing MSLFKPTFWQIPLVSLDAKDRLVEKTATLQQRLHQIADSHKDARFASSLAVEDMVITDVIAREQLNIGVFTLDTGLLHQETLDLLDNLAKTYPHLHITRFHPITSDAARYVAENGKFAFYESIELRRECCHIRKIEPLNRALQGADAWLTGQRREQSATRTELPFAEQDKARGIDKYNPIFDWSETDVWAYILANNVPYNTLYHQGFPSIGCDPCTRQVKQGEDIRAGRWWWESKDSKECGLHK from the coding sequence ATGAGTTTATTTAAACCGACTTTTTGGCAAATTCCACTTGTTAGCCTTGATGCTAAAGATCGCTTGGTAGAAAAAACAGCCACATTGCAGCAACGTTTACATCAAATTGCTGATAGCCATAAGGATGCACGCTTTGCTAGCAGTTTAGCTGTGGAAGATATGGTTATTACTGATGTGATTGCCCGTGAGCAGTTGAATATAGGGGTGTTTACCTTAGACACAGGCCTTCTGCATCAAGAAACTTTGGATTTATTGGATAACTTAGCGAAAACCTATCCACATTTGCACATTACACGTTTTCATCCAATTACCTCTGATGCAGCTCGCTATGTGGCGGAAAATGGCAAGTTCGCTTTTTATGAAAGTATCGAATTGCGCCGAGAATGTTGCCATATCCGTAAAATCGAACCTTTAAACCGCGCATTACAAGGGGCTGATGCGTGGTTGACCGGCCAACGTCGTGAACAATCGGCCACTCGTACTGAGCTGCCGTTTGCCGAGCAGGATAAGGCGCGTGGTATTGATAAATACAACCCTATTTTTGATTGGTCAGAAACAGATGTGTGGGCTTATATCTTAGCCAACAATGTGCCTTATAACACTCTTTATCATCAAGGGTTTCCAAGCATTGGCTGCGATCCTTGTACCCGCCAAGTTAAACAGGGCGAAGATATTCGCGCCGGCCGTTGGTGGTGGGAGAGTAAAGATAGTAAGGAATGTGGATTACATAAGTAG
- the modB gene encoding molybdate ABC transporter permease subunit, with protein sequence MLSWFQLSPMEWDAIRLSLSVALNSMLWSLPLAILIAWLLARKEFYGKSLLTGIIHLPLVLPPVVIGYLLLVAMGRNGFIGKYLYQWFGVSFGFSWKGAVLASAVVAFPLVVRAIRLSLESIDFKLEQAAQTLGASAWRVFFTITLPLSLPGVLAGLVLGFARSLGEFGATITFVSNIAGETQTIPLAMYSFIQTPGAEAETARLCVFAVILSLISLLLSEALSKRMQRKLGQGDAAH encoded by the coding sequence TTGCTCTCTTGGTTTCAATTAAGCCCGATGGAATGGGATGCGATCCGCTTAAGTTTGAGCGTAGCCTTAAATTCGATGCTTTGGAGCTTGCCCTTAGCGATTTTGATTGCTTGGCTGCTGGCACGTAAAGAATTCTATGGTAAATCGCTACTCACCGGCATTATTCACCTGCCATTAGTATTACCACCGGTGGTGATTGGTTATTTGTTGTTGGTGGCGATGGGCCGTAACGGCTTTATCGGTAAATATTTATACCAATGGTTTGGCGTATCCTTCGGATTTAGCTGGAAGGGTGCAGTGTTGGCCTCTGCGGTGGTGGCTTTTCCATTGGTCGTACGCGCCATTCGCCTTTCCTTAGAAAGCATTGATTTTAAATTGGAACAGGCCGCACAAACGCTGGGTGCTTCCGCTTGGCGAGTCTTTTTCACCATTACCTTGCCGCTTTCCTTGCCCGGCGTGTTAGCCGGTTTAGTGCTGGGATTTGCCCGCTCCTTGGGAGAGTTTGGGGCGACCATTACCTTCGTTTCAAATATTGCCGGCGAAACCCAAACTATCCCCTTGGCAATGTATTCCTTTATTCAAACACCAGGCGCAGAAGCTGAAACAGCGCGACTTTGCGTATTTGCGGTGATACTTTCATTGATATCCTTATTGCTTTCTGAAGCCTTGAGCAAACGAATGCAGAGAAAATTGGGGCAGGGCGATGCTGCACATTAA